One region of Primulina tabacum isolate GXHZ01 chromosome 1, ASM2559414v2, whole genome shotgun sequence genomic DNA includes:
- the LOC142544905 gene encoding inactive LRR receptor-like serine/threonine-protein kinase BIR2, translating into MIPLYFFIRFNPISLLLLFLLCSSSFSDSVDDVRCLQGLKNSSTDPEGKLKSWVFSNSSVAFACSFAGVTCWNNLENRVLSLQLRDFGLTGKIPDSIRLCHDTQTLDLSYNSLSGLIPSQICSWLPYLVALDLSRNYFTGSIPEDLAKCSYLNTLILDDNKLNGTIPHQLSNLGRLKKLSLANNDLSGRVPSFKGASLELDIGGNRGLCGASLRKCGGLTKKDLAIIIAAGVFGAAASLLLGFGLWWWYHMKLRKQRRGRFGIGGRDDGDGSWAERLRSHKLTQVILFQKPLVKIKLADLFAATKNFSEENVMISSRTGTTYSAFLPDGSVLSIKRLSLCRMGEKQFVMEMNRLGQLRHPNLVPLLGFCLVEEERLLVYKHLSNGTLGSKLRGNSSTSILDWSTRFRIALGAARGLAWLHHVCHPPIMHQIISSSVILLDEDFDARIMDLLRKLYNQKGLDTSAVTQILEASMEKLMEELVLSNLNHN; encoded by the coding sequence ATGATCCCTCTCTATTTTTTCATTAGATTCAATCCCATTTCTCTGCTGTTACTTTTCCTGCTCTGTTCCAGTTCTTTCTCCGACTCTGTAGATGATGTGAGGTGCCTGCAAGGACTGAAGAACTCCTCCACCGACCCGGAAGGGAAGCTCAAATCATGGGTTTTCTCGAACAGTTCAGTCGCATTCGCATGCAGTTTCGCGGGAGTTACGTGCTGGAACAACCTTGAGAACCGCGTTTTGAGTTTACAGCTCCGCGATTTTGGTCTCACAGGGAAAATTCCGGATTCTATTCGGTTATGCCACGACACGCAAACGTTGGATCTCTCTTATAACTCTCTCTCAGGTTTGATTCCTTCGCAAATCTGCAGTTGGTTGCCTTATTTGGTGGCTCTTGATTTGTCGCGCAATTACTTCACCGGCTCCATACCAGAGGATCTTGCGAAATGCTCGTATCTGAACACTTTGATTCTGGATGATAATAAGCTCAACGGCACTATTCCTCACCAGTTATCGAATTTGGGGAGGTTGAAAAAGCTATCTCTGGCGAATAATGATTTATCTGGGCGGGTTCCGTCCTTCAAAGGCGCGTCTTTGGAGCTTGATATTGGCGGGAACAGAGGGCTTTGCGGTGCGTCGCTGAGAAAATGTGGTGGATTGACGAAGAAGGATTTGGCCATTATTATTGCTGCGGGGGTTTTCGGTGCCGCTGCTTCATTGTTGTTGGGATTTGGTTTGTGGTGGTGGTATCATATGAAGTTGAGGAAGCAGAGAAGGGGAAGATTTGGAATTGGTGGAAGAGATGATGGAGACGGTAGTTGGGCTGAGAGGCTGAGGTCTCACAAGCTCACTCAAGTAATATTGTTTCAGAAGCCACTTGTGAAGATCAAGTTGGCGGATTTGTTCGCTGCCACGAAAAATTTTAGTGAGGAAAATGTGATGATATCGAGTAGGACTGGAACGACTTATAGTGCGTTTTTGCCGGATGGGTCTGTACTGTCCATTAAGCGGCTTAGTCTGTGTAGGATGGGGGAGAAACAGTTTGTGATGGAGATGAATAGGCTAGGACAGTTGAGGCATCCGAATTTGGTGCCATTGTTGGGGTTTTGCCTGGTGGAGGAGGAGAGACTCTTGGTTTATAAACACTTGTCGAATGGGACTTTGGGTTCGAAGTTGCGTGGCAATTCTAGTACTAGTATCTTGGATTGGTCGACTAGGTTTAGGATTGCGTTAGGGGCGGCTAGGGGGCTTGCTTGGCTGCATCATGTGTGTCATCCTCCAATAATGCACCAGATAATTAGTTCGAGCGTCATTCTTCTTGACGAGGATTTCGATGCTCGAATAATGGACTTGTTAAGGAAACTCTACAATCAGAAGGGATTAGACACATCAGCCGTGACTCAAATTCTGGAAGCATCAATGGAAAAATTAATGGAAGAATTAGTGCTGTCAAATCTCAACCATAATTAG
- the LOC142545014 gene encoding uncharacterized protein LOC142545014, with product MTENIVSEDLPLGEKLDPFENSTNVESKNIVESASVSVENVPRGKSEDVSVVRRSIRKRKLKHWDEVMSACSQQFKKAHLAISSLSCCKIKKVRHSVESGDKLKADDKTQIVKNLDCAEENSNDELRHNENPPDTDIELIDVLVKQDEHDVMFGLDKASKIDRDVTCAIATEASNLCCDDCERVFKYTFSRKRKDSMSYPESKSPSADSPLRKSSRVKQNGISGCQSSKLLTKSPMDCRGLAQVAHQLISLSGRGGSS from the exons ATGACTGAGAACATAGTCAGCGAGGATTTACCTCTTGGAGAGAAGTTAGATCCTTTTGAGAATTCAACTAATGTTGAGAGTAAGAATATTGTTGAGAGTGCTTCTGTGTCGGTGGAAAATGTTCCACGTGGGAAAAGTGAAGATGTCTCTGTTGTCCGTAGAAgtataagaaaaagaaaactcAAGCATTGGGATGAAGTTATGAGTGCTTGCTCTCAGCAGTTCAAGAAAGCTCATCTGGCCATTTCATCTCTGTCGTGCTGCAAGATTAAGAAAGTCAGACACAGTGTTGAATCTGGCGATAAGTTGAAAGCAGATGACAAAACTCAAATTGTAAAGAATCTTGATTGTGCAGAAGAAAACTCAAATGATGAACTCAGGCATAATGAGAATCCACCGGATACGGACATAGAATTGATAGATGTTCTGGTAAAACAGGATGAGCATGATGTCATGTTTGGGTTGGATAAGGCATCAAAGATTGATCGTGATGTGACTTGTGCCATTGCAACTGAAGCATCTAATCTTTGCTGTGATGACTGCGAAAGGGTCTTCAAATATACATTCAGTAGGAAAAGAAAGGACTCCATGAGTTACCCTGAGAGCAAATCTCCTTCTGCAGATAGTCCTTTGAGAAAGAGCTCCAGAGTGAAACAAAATGGTATTTCAGGCTGTCAAAGCTCAAAACTGTTGACTAAATCACCCATGGACTGCAGAGGACTGGCGCAGGTTGCTCATCAG CTTATTTCTTTGTCTGGAAGAGGTGGTAGCAGTTAA